The window ATCACAGTTCCCTCTGGATTTTGAGCGAGGTAGGCTTGCATCTTTTCTGATAGCTGAGCAACACTGGCTACTTGACTATCGAGTAAGATTTCACCTTGGCGATTCAGTCCAATGACTAGAGATTCCGTGGCTTTCTGCTCACTCTCACCTGCTCCAGCACCGGCTATACCGGGTAGATTAATCGTTCCTAACCTCTGACCTGTTAGGGTCATGGATGTAATGATAAAAAACGTCAAAACAGACATCATCACATCCATCATTGGCA of the Allocoleopsis franciscana PCC 7113 genome contains:
- a CDS encoding ExbD/TolR family protein, whose protein sequence is MRFKNQQQSSSIPEVNLVPMMDVMMSVLTFFIITSMTLTGQRLGTINLPGIAGAGAGESEQKATESLVIGLNRQGEILLDSQVASVAQLSEKMQAYLAQNPEGTVILKADRELAYEEVVKLLKEMSKIGGSRVSLSIERS